The Amaranthus tricolor cultivar Red isolate AtriRed21 chromosome 6, ASM2621246v1, whole genome shotgun sequence genome has a segment encoding these proteins:
- the LOC130815541 gene encoding uncharacterized protein LOC130815541, whose product MAIKRWDLSKKTPKSRTQNQPKPLRVVLPPPLLDAAPLTTEETTQESPKQSTEPTGTKRKISSPKGGSSSEVVKRSKQSDPNSAEEISKEMSVGFGLDKYWKNFVEEVVEVGSDEEGIKEAVEKLREEGKEEKEQEPVPTKTGEEEEQEGEVSKEEADQEEALGEDAHHNLCTDSSDEEIVIALRRKAKSVQRKSRRSTNKLLLLFDPEVEATARRTHASAKKRRAEARKQAQQASQSLDMAAQAPERTLR is encoded by the exons AtggcaataaagagatgggacttaaG caagaaaactcccaaatcccGTACACAAAACCagccaaaaccactaagagtagttcttcctccaccattactggatGCTGCACCACTTACAACCGaagaaaccacacaagaatcacccaAACAATCTACTGAACCTACCGGAACCAAACGCAAGATCTCAtcaccaaaaggtggttcatcttccgaAGTAGTCAAACGTTCGAAGCAGAGTGACCCCAATAGTGCTGAAGAAATATCAAAGGAAATGTCTGTTGGTTTCGGACTAgacaaatactg GAAGAATTtcgttg AGGAAGTTGTTGAAGTAGGATCTGATGAGGAAGGAATTAAGGAAGCAGTAGAAAAATTGAGGGAAGAAggaaaagaggaaaaagaaCAAGAGCCTGTTCCCACTAAAACAGGAGAAGAAGAGGAACAGGAAGGAGAAGTTAGTAAGGAGGAAGCAGATCAGGAGGAAGCCTTAGGAGAAGATGCTCATCACAATCTCTGTActgattcaagtgatgaagagatagTGATAGCCTTAAGGAGAAAGGCTAAATCtgttcaaaggaagagtaggag GAGTACCAACAAGCTActtttgctttttgatcctgagGTTGAGGCAACTGCTCGTAGAACACACGCAAGTGCAAAGAAAAGGAGAGCGGAGGCTCGTAAACAAGCTCAACAGGCCTCTCAATCTCTTGACATGGCGGCTCAGGCTCCCGAGAGAACTCTTAGGTAG
- the LOC130815540 gene encoding uncharacterized protein LOC130815540, producing MPATNAGNFDIKSHVMNMITGNQFYGLDNEKPVDHLQKFLQACSLQKITWMTDDELYLYLFHFSLAGKAQRWYNSLPNSITTWTQLFDALPVKYYPGYKTHDYRVKLYSFSQDAGETFHDAWERFKDYQYMCPHHSIKKEFLMQSFYNGLDNETKRMVDGAAGGSFMNKQTSEAISLLDTLAENQWNSSSRRAAQAPRKGKHEVETYSLLSSQISALNAKIDGMRMSANTSMPVTAMATSSQGRVACDYCGVHGHSLMECSVNPNGAMGVPEQVNAFQARPPFNNNSYYPGIRNHPNLSYRSNNVLNP from the coding sequence ATGCCGGCTACTAATGCTGGAAACTTTGACATCAAATCCCATGTTATGAATATGATCACGGGAAATCAGTTCTATGGTCTTGACAATGAAAAACCTGTTGATCATCTGCAGAAATTCCTTCAAGCATGTTCTCTACAAAAGATTACTTGGATGACTGACGACGAGCTCTACTTGTACCTCTTTCATTTCTCTTTGGCAGGCAAAGCTCAACGTTGGTATAACTCTCTTCCCAACAGCATTACTACTTGGACGCAATTGTTTGATGCTCTCCCAGTGAAGTATTATCCCGGTTATAAGACTCATGACTACAGAGTTAAGCTCTATAGTTTCTCACAAGATGCGGGGGAGACTTTTCATGATGCGTGGGAGAGATTCAAAGATTACCAATATATGTGCCCTCATCACAGTATTAAGAAGGAATTTCTTATGCAATCTTTTTATAATGGTCTTGATAATGAGACTAAGAGGATGGTAGATGGTGCGGCTGGCGGCtctttcatgaacaaacaaacttCTGAGGCTATTTCACTCTTGGATACTCTTGCTGAAAATCAATGGAATAGCTCATCTAGGCGCGCAGCTCAAGCACCAAGGAAGGGGAAGCATGAAGTTGAAACTTATTCCCTTCTATCTTCACAAATCTCAGCTTTGAATGCGAAAATTGATGGGATGCGCATGAGTGCTAATACATCTATGCCCGTCACTGCTATGGCTACCTCTAGCCAAGGTAGAGTTGCTTGTGATTATTGCGGTGTGCATGGTCATTCTCTAATGGAGTGTTCTGTTAATCCCAATGGAGCTATGGGAGTGCCAGAGCAAGTCAATGCTTTTCAAGCTCGTCCTCCTTTTAACAACAATAGCTACTATCCTGGAATTCGGAATCATCCTAACTTGTCATATCGCAGCAACAATGTGTTAAATCCTTAA